A genome region from Deltaproteobacteria bacterium includes the following:
- a CDS encoding response regulator, translating to MATRVLIADDSIIIQKVFERTFPPEFAFTFANNGEETLDKARKDKLDLIIADINMPLKNGFEVCEEVKKDPLLKNIPVLLLIGILDDFDEDESRRVGADGFIVKPFETNAAVSKVREVLAKGEGALPLEEAMEEKEEEVLELEDVVEEHVAAVSPPQEKKEKEFEERPPEAFEPVFEAKEEGFKEVSAPEKGLGGVPKEVMEDLTVRLATALGHELRKAVEEVIEEKVPQLLRLEIERLRKG from the coding sequence ATGGCAACGAGAGTCCTTATTGCGGATGATAGCATCATCATTCAAAAGGTCTTCGAGAGGACCTTCCCCCCCGAGTTTGCCTTCACCTTTGCCAACAACGGCGAGGAGACCTTGGACAAGGCGAGAAAGGATAAACTAGACCTGATCATTGCTGACATAAACATGCCCCTGAAGAATGGATTTGAGGTATGTGAGGAAGTGAAGAAGGATCCCCTCCTAAAAAACATTCCTGTCCTGTTGTTGATCGGAATCTTAGATGATTTTGATGAGGATGAGAGCCGCCGAGTGGGAGCGGATGGCTTTATCGTAAAGCCCTTTGAGACCAATGCCGCCGTCAGTAAGGTGCGTGAGGTCTTGGCCAAGGGTGAAGGAGCCCTTCCCCTAGAAGAGGCAATGGAGGAGAAGGAAGAAGAAGTGTTGGAGCTGGAAGATGTAGTGGAGGAGCATGTTGCTGCAGTATCACCTCCTCAAGAAAAAAAGGAGAAGGAATTCGAGGAGAGGCCCCCGGAGGCCTTTGAGCCCGTCTTTGAGGCAAAGGAGGAGGGTTTCAAAGAGGTCAGCGCCCCTGAAAAAGGTCTGGGAGGGGTCCCGAAGGAGGTCATGGAAGACCTAACGGTTAGATTGGCCACTGCGCTAGGCCATGAGTTGAGGAAGGCCGTGGAGGAGGTCATCGAGGAGAAAGTCCCCCAATTGTTACGCCTGGAGATAGAGAGGTTGAGAAAAGGGTGA